The following proteins come from a genomic window of Miscanthus floridulus cultivar M001 chromosome 2, ASM1932011v1, whole genome shotgun sequence:
- the LOC136536335 gene encoding vegetative cell wall protein gp1-like — MPHPCPAPPAPPPAPVPSPPPRRPTTAGPRRAGSHQPCRSGLPAPPTRPPLLPSPPLRALPAPLNVGGPLPSEKEREGCLNLPSPWGPRPAPPPSPSVLGGEEAEVK; from the coding sequence ATGCCGCATCCCTGCCCTGCGCCCCCAgcaccgccgcccgcgcccgtcCCCAGCCCACCGCCCCGCCGCCCCACTACTGCGGGCCCGCGCCGCGCCGGCAGCCACCAACCCTGCCGCTCCGGCCTGCCTGCCCCACCCACGCGCCcgcctctcctcccctcccctcccctccgcgcCCTACCCGCGCCGCTGAACGTCGGTGGCCCACTGCCGtcggagaaggagagggagggctgCCTTAACCTCCCCTCCCCATGGGGGCCGCGCccagccccccccccctcgcCGTCGGttcttggaggggaggaggcagaggtgaagtag